A genomic stretch from Gardnerella leopoldii includes:
- the rpmA gene encoding 50S ribosomal protein L27 codes for MAHKKGASSSRNGRDSQAQYLGVKKFGGEAVVAGNIIVRQRGTKFHAGQNVALGKDHTLYALVDGNVKFGIRRDRKVVDVVTA; via the coding sequence ATGGCACATAAGAAGGGTGCGTCTAGCTCGCGCAACGGTCGCGACTCACAAGCGCAATATCTTGGTGTTAAGAAGTTTGGCGGTGAAGCTGTAGTGGCTGGCAACATTATCGTTCGTCAGCGCGGCACTAAGTTCCACGCAGGTCAGAATGTTGCTTTGGGCAAGGATCACACGCTGTACGCTTTGGTGGACGGCAATGTGAAGTTCGGTATCCGTCGCGACCGCAAGGTTGTTGACGTTGTTACCGCCTGA
- the rplU gene encoding 50S ribosomal protein L21 → MYAIVKAGGHQEKVEVGDAILVNRLDAKKGDTVEFPVALVVDGAKVTLSAKDLAKITVKAEVLNDEAKGPKISIMKYKNKTGVARRKGHRQKLTLVKITAIA, encoded by the coding sequence ATGTACGCGATTGTGAAGGCCGGTGGCCATCAAGAGAAGGTCGAGGTTGGCGACGCCATTCTCGTGAACCGTCTCGATGCAAAGAAGGGCGATACCGTGGAATTCCCGGTCGCGCTCGTTGTTGACGGTGCTAAGGTGACCTTAAGCGCCAAGGATCTTGCTAAGATCACGGTGAAGGCAGAAGTCTTGAATGACGAAGCCAAAGGTCCAAAGATTAGCATTATGAAGTATAAGAACAAGACTGGTGTGGCTCGTCGCAAGGGTCATCGTCAGAAGTTGACTCTCGTCAAGATCACGGCCATCGCCTGA
- a CDS encoding Rne/Rng family ribonuclease, giving the protein MPRIIRERFNESEAENSRTVSKTATSAEMSGIMQSTDFAESNMAAGDTLQQSSGVTRRRRGRRVTRGAGAAGEAMELKVEDSSAKNSEPHVVKSRPITSLLFQEPVLPKVVNDRSEESSSSRNDLRDNSRDGLNDDLRDDLRDISRGRRGGRNSRDSRDSRDSSERKSRSERRENSSEIKRDSGRGNSRETSRETSHSMYSQDSEYAKNFQDSQDDRDEKTRKSQRSRRSRRLNAVERRAAAEVEQIEEDLAYDNIVYAPIDTRIDETLDVSDILSAENTSNRRSNRRNMSNNISNDDDARNENGAVDSRGGSNSRDSRNSSDEGDNRGTNDDYNANNGNDDDEIMITRRRRRRRSSRTDRNESRNGSRDLDIDISNDLDDDVNSRTKRTSLDEVSQEDRDLIPDPEELREQDEEETLYTRRRRRRRSKSSDDTNSAPSQEESSDYTNANEDDLTSRRSRKQQYIDEITDIEGSTRLEAKRQRRRDNRRERSRQNLLMEQDFLARRENVERLMVVRERDRHTQISVIEDNILVEHYVSDIQEVATVGNIYLGRIQNVLPSMEAAFVDIGQARNGVLYAGEVNWDMARLEGQPRRIELAFKSGDPVLVQVTKDPIGHKGARLTSQVTLAGRFLVLVPSGGMTGVSRKLSDRERSRLRAIVSKIAPKDMGVIIRTAADGASEESIEKDLDSLVKQWERIEAKREEYLHGKRPKLLQGEPDVAIRVVRDIFNDDFQKLIVEGEGVRQRIDEYLEMMAPDLRSKVEYWDPAEHEGKDVFDKWQIDSQLRKGMERQVYLPAGGSIVIDRTEAMTTIDVNTGRFIGRGKSLEETVTRCNLEASEEIARQLRLRDIGGMVMIDYVDMVMPANRDLVLRRLLECLARDRTKHQVAEVTSLGLVQMTRKRVGQGLVEAFSEECPTCKGRGFILHDEPTVSSEYADPYALKGGDPFVKTNKYGHGSATEQPAPVKQQGSSAEVRAKLARIAAASVITDAAHKSEEETQYSNFLNSDKESVSSKADETGETADAGETAETSEVAETSEANKTSEELIENNLEDTTQEIAGYTSEQPAQDTTQEPMQDATQETTQETTENDDCASE; this is encoded by the coding sequence GTGCCCAGAATAATAAGAGAACGCTTCAATGAATCTGAAGCTGAAAATAGTAGAACTGTGTCTAAAACCGCTACTTCTGCGGAAATGTCCGGAATAATGCAATCTACAGATTTTGCGGAAAGTAATATGGCTGCCGGTGATACTTTGCAGCAAAGCTCTGGCGTTACGCGTCGCCGTCGCGGTCGACGAGTTACTCGTGGTGCCGGTGCGGCTGGAGAAGCAATGGAACTAAAAGTTGAGGATTCTAGTGCGAAGAATTCTGAGCCGCATGTTGTTAAATCGCGCCCAATAACTTCGCTCCTATTCCAGGAGCCAGTTCTTCCTAAGGTAGTGAACGATCGTAGCGAGGAAAGCAGCAGTTCGCGTAATGACTTGCGTGACAACTCGCGTGATGGCTTGAATGATGATTTGCGCGATGATTTACGTGATATTTCTCGCGGAAGGCGCGGTGGACGCAATAGCCGTGATTCTCGTGATAGTCGTGATAGTAGCGAACGCAAGTCTCGTTCTGAAAGACGCGAGAATTCAAGCGAAATAAAGCGTGATAGTGGCAGAGGGAATAGTCGTGAAACATCGCGTGAAACAAGTCATTCTATGTATTCTCAAGATTCTGAGTACGCTAAGAATTTTCAGGATTCGCAAGATGATCGCGACGAAAAAACTCGCAAAAGCCAGCGTTCTCGCCGTTCTCGCAGATTGAATGCTGTTGAGCGACGTGCTGCAGCTGAAGTTGAGCAAATTGAAGAGGATCTTGCATACGACAATATTGTTTATGCTCCCATTGATACGCGCATCGATGAAACTCTTGATGTTAGCGATATTTTATCTGCAGAAAATACTTCGAATAGGCGTTCTAATCGTCGCAATATGTCGAATAACATCTCTAATGATGATGACGCTCGAAATGAAAACGGTGCAGTAGACAGCAGAGGCGGTAGCAATAGCAGAGATAGCCGCAATAGCAGTGACGAAGGCGATAACAGAGGTACAAACGACGATTATAATGCGAATAATGGCAACGATGACGATGAAATAATGATTACGCGTCGCCGTCGTCGCCGTCGTAGCTCTCGCACTGATCGAAATGAAAGCCGCAACGGAAGTCGCGATTTAGACATTGATATTTCAAATGATCTTGACGATGACGTGAATTCTCGCACAAAACGCACAAGTCTAGATGAAGTCTCTCAAGAAGATCGCGATTTAATTCCAGATCCAGAAGAACTTCGTGAGCAAGATGAGGAAGAAACTCTTTATACGCGCCGCCGTCGCCGCCGCCGTTCTAAATCCTCCGATGACACGAATTCCGCACCTTCTCAGGAAGAGTCATCCGACTACACTAATGCAAACGAAGACGACTTGACTTCTCGCCGCTCGCGCAAGCAGCAGTATATAGACGAAATTACGGATATTGAAGGCTCTACGCGACTTGAAGCAAAGCGCCAACGCCGTAGAGATAATAGGCGTGAGCGTAGCCGTCAAAACCTTCTTATGGAGCAAGATTTCCTTGCTCGTCGTGAAAATGTTGAACGATTAATGGTTGTTCGTGAGCGCGATCGTCATACGCAAATTTCCGTTATTGAAGACAATATTCTTGTAGAACATTATGTTTCTGATATTCAAGAAGTTGCTACTGTTGGAAATATTTATCTTGGGCGCATTCAAAACGTGCTTCCAAGCATGGAAGCTGCGTTTGTGGATATTGGTCAGGCTCGAAATGGCGTGCTTTATGCAGGCGAAGTTAATTGGGATATGGCTCGTCTTGAAGGTCAGCCTCGTAGGATTGAGCTTGCGTTTAAGTCTGGCGATCCTGTGCTTGTGCAGGTTACTAAGGATCCAATTGGACATAAGGGTGCTCGATTGACTTCGCAAGTAACTCTTGCAGGGCGTTTCTTAGTGCTTGTGCCATCTGGCGGTATGACAGGTGTAAGCCGCAAGCTTTCAGATCGAGAGCGCTCGCGTTTGCGCGCTATTGTGTCGAAGATTGCGCCAAAAGATATGGGTGTTATTATTCGTACTGCTGCTGACGGTGCAAGCGAGGAGTCGATTGAAAAAGATTTAGATTCGCTCGTTAAGCAGTGGGAGCGCATTGAAGCTAAGCGCGAAGAATACTTGCATGGAAAGCGTCCTAAGTTGTTACAGGGTGAGCCTGATGTGGCAATTCGTGTTGTGCGCGATATTTTCAACGATGACTTCCAAAAGCTTATTGTGGAAGGCGAGGGAGTGCGTCAGCGAATTGATGAATATCTTGAGATGATGGCTCCAGATTTGCGCAGCAAGGTTGAATATTGGGATCCTGCTGAGCATGAAGGCAAAGACGTTTTCGATAAGTGGCAGATTGATAGTCAGCTTCGTAAGGGCATGGAGCGTCAGGTTTATTTGCCAGCTGGCGGCTCTATCGTGATTGATCGTACGGAAGCAATGACTACGATCGATGTGAATACTGGACGATTTATTGGGCGTGGTAAGTCTTTGGAAGAAACGGTTACTCGTTGTAATTTGGAGGCTTCTGAAGAGATTGCACGCCAGCTTCGTTTGCGCGATATTGGTGGCATGGTCATGATCGATTATGTCGATATGGTTATGCCAGCGAACCGCGATTTGGTTTTGCGTAGGCTTTTGGAATGCTTGGCTAGGGATCGCACGAAGCATCAGGTTGCTGAAGTTACGTCTCTTGGTCTTGTGCAAATGACGCGTAAACGCGTTGGCCAAGGCTTAGTTGAAGCGTTCTCTGAAGAGTGTCCAACGTGCAAGGGACGTGGATTTATTTTGCACGATGAGCCTACTGTTTCTTCGGAATATGCAGATCCTTATGCGCTTAAGGGCGGAGATCCTTTTGTTAAAACAAACAAGTATGGTCACGGAAGCGCAACGGAACAGCCTGCGCCTGTTAAGCAGCAGGGTTCTAGTGCGGAAGTGAGAGCTAAGTTAGCGCGTATAGCTGCCGCATCTGTAATTACTGACGCAGCTCATAAATCTGAAGAAGAAACGCAGTATAGCAATTTTTTGAATTCTGACAAAGAGTCTGTATCTTCTAAGGCGGATGAAACTGGCGAAACTGCGGATGCTGGCGAAACTGCTGAAACTAGTGAAGTTGCGGAAACTAGTGAAGCGAATAAAACTTCTGAAGAATTAATTGAAAATAATTTAGAGGATACTACGCAAGAGATTGCTGGGTATACTTCGGAGCAACCTGCGCAAGATACTACGCAAGAACCTATGCAAGATGCTACGCAGGAAACTACGCAAGAAACTACAGAAAATGATGATTGCGCCTCTGAATAG
- a CDS encoding AEC family transporter gives MGLISAMQGFCVIGIVIAAGYVTARMRVGGSQAQMVLNRVSFFVSSPCLMFAILSKEPIFEIFHSSIFVAFFSAMIVGVAFVLLNRFCFHLPAADCTIGALNSLYLNSNNIGLPVATYILGNPALVAPILVMQQAVFTPVGLTVLDITTTGKCSLKRIAQQPLKQPLLIGSLGGIIISAISAKVGYFPVPNFLYDPIKMIGDSAVPMILMAFGMSLYGSKPLQKDSNRAAIATVAVLKNLIMPAIAFLLAYFVMGFRGATLYACVVLAALPTGQNVYNYAARYNVGLSFARDGILFSTVTSPICIAVIAAILG, from the coding sequence ATGGGCTTAATCAGCGCAATGCAAGGCTTTTGCGTAATTGGCATTGTTATTGCTGCAGGCTACGTTACTGCTCGCATGCGCGTTGGCGGTTCACAGGCTCAAATGGTCCTAAATCGCGTAAGTTTTTTCGTTTCCAGCCCTTGCTTAATGTTTGCAATACTTTCTAAAGAGCCTATTTTTGAGATTTTTCACTCTTCGATTTTTGTTGCATTCTTTTCTGCGATGATTGTTGGAGTTGCGTTCGTTCTGCTTAATCGCTTTTGCTTCCATCTTCCTGCAGCTGACTGCACTATAGGTGCTCTCAATTCTCTTTATTTAAATTCCAACAATATTGGCTTGCCGGTTGCGACTTATATTTTGGGAAATCCTGCGCTTGTTGCTCCGATTTTAGTTATGCAACAGGCTGTATTTACTCCTGTTGGTTTGACTGTTCTCGACATTACAACTACTGGAAAATGTTCTCTCAAGCGCATTGCACAGCAGCCTTTAAAACAACCACTTTTAATTGGTTCGCTTGGGGGAATTATTATTTCTGCAATTTCCGCAAAAGTTGGCTACTTCCCTGTTCCTAATTTTCTTTACGATCCAATTAAGATGATTGGCGATTCTGCAGTTCCAATGATTTTAATGGCTTTTGGAATGTCGCTTTACGGCAGCAAGCCTTTGCAAAAAGATTCTAATCGAGCTGCTATTGCCACGGTTGCTGTGTTAAAAAATCTTATTATGCCTGCAATTGCGTTTTTGCTAGCTTATTTTGTGATGGGTTTCCGCGGGGCGACTTTGTATGCGTGCGTTGTGTTAGCTGCTCTTCCAACTGGTCAAAACGTTTACAATTATGCTGCGCGCTACAACGTCGGCTTAAGTTTTGCGCGCGACGGCATACTGTTTTCTACTGTCACTAGCCCAATTTGCATAGCCGTAATTGCCGCAATTTTGGGATGA
- a CDS encoding Maf family nucleotide pyrophosphatase, with protein MTVSLILASQSPSRRAVLAAAGVIPVIHVSEVDEPAALRDAASERGASVEQLSAEQRVSILARAKAQAVYHAWKRVADTAASASGDLVVGYPLEAETESSELAETAKSAGNALASDSQSDVTHNVDTAQTRDFSGVTVPTKTFDIHDFAYTNKSSHDCSGVLIVGCDSMFLLDGECYGKPHTPEVAFERIKQMSGKTGQLWTGHCLIDAKTGKTICKTSHASVTFAQMSDAEIRAYVATGEPLEVAGSFTLEGFGGAFIESINGDPHGVLGISLPLLRQMVSELGYAWPDLWNKESLEETGEKNDPTSTEVPKENVHQPGDGWVHCDCGRRHWGHNGAAGVLLARRDAETGRVTHVVMQHRALWSAEGGTWGIPGGAISDGESAIEGALRESFEEANITSGDIEVVGAYREDHGNWCYTTVFAFEKPGHSVDPCAHDDESMEIKWVPIDDVPKLKLLTAMRTDWPSFRARLDELALRHA; from the coding sequence ATGACAGTTTCGTTGATTTTAGCCTCGCAGTCTCCTTCGCGTAGAGCGGTTTTGGCGGCGGCTGGCGTGATTCCGGTAATTCACGTAAGCGAAGTGGATGAGCCGGCGGCTTTGCGTGATGCCGCTAGTGAGCGAGGTGCAAGCGTTGAGCAGTTGAGTGCTGAGCAGCGAGTTTCTATTTTGGCTCGCGCAAAAGCTCAAGCTGTGTACCATGCGTGGAAACGTGTGGCGGATACGGCTGCTTCGGCTAGTGGCGATTTAGTTGTGGGGTATCCGCTGGAAGCTGAAACTGAATCTTCTGAACTTGCAGAAACTGCGAAATCTGCTGGTAATGCTTTAGCAAGCGATTCGCAATCAGACGTAACGCATAACGTAGATACGGCGCAAACTCGCGATTTTTCAGGCGTTACTGTTCCTACAAAAACTTTCGATATTCACGATTTTGCATATACAAATAAATCTTCTCATGATTGTAGCGGTGTGCTGATTGTTGGCTGCGATTCCATGTTCTTACTCGATGGTGAGTGCTACGGAAAGCCGCATACTCCTGAAGTGGCATTTGAGAGAATCAAGCAGATGAGCGGAAAAACAGGACAATTGTGGACTGGCCACTGCTTAATCGACGCAAAAACCGGCAAAACTATTTGCAAAACAAGTCATGCAAGCGTAACTTTTGCGCAAATGAGTGACGCGGAAATTCGCGCGTATGTAGCAACTGGTGAACCTCTAGAAGTTGCAGGATCCTTTACACTAGAAGGTTTTGGCGGAGCTTTTATTGAAAGCATTAATGGAGATCCTCACGGTGTTCTTGGAATCAGCTTGCCGCTGCTGAGACAAATGGTTTCAGAGCTTGGATATGCTTGGCCGGATTTGTGGAATAAGGAAAGCTTGGAAGAAACTGGCGAAAAGAATGATCCGACTTCCACGGAAGTGCCTAAAGAAAATGTGCATCAGCCGGGAGATGGCTGGGTGCATTGCGATTGTGGTCGCAGGCATTGGGGTCATAACGGTGCTGCTGGAGTTCTGCTTGCTAGGCGAGATGCCGAAACTGGTCGCGTGACGCACGTTGTGATGCAACATCGCGCGCTTTGGAGCGCTGAAGGTGGCACTTGGGGCATCCCTGGTGGCGCAATTTCCGATGGAGAAAGCGCGATTGAGGGCGCATTGCGTGAGTCTTTCGAGGAAGCAAATATTACTTCGGGAGATATTGAAGTTGTTGGAGCTTACCGCGAGGATCACGGAAACTGGTGTTATACAACGGTTTTTGCGTTTGAAAAGCCGGGGCATAGTGTGGATCCTTGCGCGCACGACGACGAGAGTATGGAAATTAAGTGGGTGCCAATTGACGACGTGCCTAAGCTGAAGTTGCTTACGGCAATGCGCACGGATTGGCCGTCTTTCCGTGCGCGCCTTGATGAGTTAGCGCTCCGACATGCTTGA
- the thrB gene encoding homoserine kinase has protein sequence MKPVCNSVSVRVPATSANLGSGFDAAGIALDYADSLVFTLDDNRSKNSLDSLDYAGNVRVIIHGEGEDTLPKDETHLVVATFRKACKIFGLPNLRFTLEAHNRIPQARGMGSSAEAIVAAVAAAWAFAHEGDLNREAIFEIAAAIEGHPDNVAPAVFGGLTMSWKLDAGEGKGSVRVAGDCEAPLSTGFHTVRYKVSQDISVSVFVPDFELSTELARRALPAKVPYGDAIFNVSRAAMLPVAFGELNSDSENKLGTVKSDISRNALLFAATQDALHQTYRANLMKDSWKLVETLREHGFAAAISGAGSCVAVFYAGDAEYNKSAAQKIDAIAEPWLSRTGWRVLHVPVDSTGVAITRE, from the coding sequence ATGAAGCCAGTATGTAACAGTGTTTCCGTGCGCGTGCCAGCAACTAGCGCAAATCTTGGTTCTGGGTTTGATGCAGCCGGTATTGCGCTTGATTATGCGGATTCTTTAGTTTTTACTCTGGATGATAATCGTTCTAAAAATTCGCTTGATTCGCTCGATTATGCTGGAAACGTGCGCGTAATTATTCACGGCGAAGGCGAGGATACGCTTCCAAAAGATGAAACGCATCTAGTTGTAGCGACTTTTCGCAAAGCTTGCAAAATATTTGGTCTGCCAAACTTGCGATTTACGTTAGAAGCGCATAATCGGATTCCGCAAGCGCGCGGTATGGGCTCTTCTGCAGAAGCGATTGTTGCTGCAGTTGCTGCTGCTTGGGCTTTTGCTCACGAAGGTGATCTTAATCGCGAAGCAATTTTCGAAATTGCGGCCGCAATTGAAGGTCATCCAGACAATGTTGCTCCTGCAGTTTTTGGCGGTTTGACGATGAGTTGGAAGCTTGATGCTGGGGAAGGCAAAGGTTCTGTGCGCGTGGCTGGAGATTGCGAAGCTCCGCTTTCTACCGGTTTTCATACTGTGCGATACAAAGTTTCGCAAGATATTTCTGTGTCGGTATTCGTTCCTGATTTCGAGCTTTCTACAGAGCTTGCTAGACGCGCGCTTCCAGCAAAAGTGCCGTATGGTGACGCAATATTTAATGTGTCGCGAGCTGCAATGCTTCCGGTTGCTTTTGGTGAGTTAAATAGCGATTCTGAAAATAAATTAGGCACAGTAAAATCTGATATTTCGCGAAATGCGCTACTTTTTGCAGCAACTCAAGATGCTCTTCATCAAACGTATCGTGCAAATCTTATGAAAGATTCGTGGAAGCTGGTGGAGACGTTGCGCGAGCATGGTTTTGCGGCAGCGATTTCGGGAGCAGGATCGTGCGTTGCTGTATTTTATGCAGGAGATGCCGAGTATAACAAGAGTGCAGCTCAAAAAATCGACGCAATTGCCGAGCCGTGGCTTTCGCGTACGGGCTGGCGCGTTTTGCACGTGCCTGTTGATTCTACTGGCGTTGCAATAACTCGCGAATAA
- a CDS encoding homoserine dehydrogenase: MLSKKLANKTIRVGLLGAGTVGSQTARLIVEQSDELAARIGANIELAGVACLHPEEVDAPWIKRDLLTTDTASLCTREDVDIVIELIGGLEPAHTFVKSALCHGKSVVTANKALLAKFGPELYECAESHGVDLYFEAAVAGAIPIVRPLRESLIGDEITQIFGIVNGTTNYILDEMTVRGLDFDSALRAAQEKGYAEADPTGDVEGFDAANKAAILATLAFQMPVSIDDVSVEGISAIDSEDIAAASAEKRVIKLLAAVERHCDGESNSDGGVSVSVYPALVGAEHPLASVHGSFNAVFVKAQAADDLMFYGRGAGGAPTASAVVGDVVSAARNLVRGCAGFGVPMYNKYVPASSEQTRADFVIRCNMEDTSLALCSEVMDVFADHGVVYERLASACQAKYSQTEGDSDCPQCGLGGPGSVRVLVSECSEAAVQAICEDLQKLDVVCGKPLVLRVIK; the protein is encoded by the coding sequence ATGTTAAGCAAAAAATTAGCCAATAAAACTATTCGCGTTGGATTGCTTGGTGCCGGAACAGTCGGTTCGCAAACAGCGCGACTTATAGTTGAGCAGAGTGATGAACTTGCGGCTAGAATTGGTGCAAATATTGAGCTTGCAGGAGTTGCGTGCTTGCATCCGGAAGAAGTTGACGCTCCTTGGATTAAGCGTGATTTGCTAACTACAGACACTGCCTCTTTGTGCACCCGCGAAGACGTTGATATTGTAATCGAGCTTATTGGCGGACTTGAGCCGGCTCATACTTTTGTAAAAAGTGCGCTATGCCATGGAAAATCTGTTGTTACTGCAAATAAAGCGTTGCTTGCAAAGTTTGGTCCGGAATTATACGAGTGTGCAGAAAGTCACGGAGTTGACTTGTACTTTGAGGCGGCTGTAGCAGGAGCGATTCCTATTGTTCGACCGCTTCGAGAGTCACTTATTGGCGACGAAATTACGCAAATTTTCGGGATTGTAAACGGAACTACCAACTATATTCTTGACGAAATGACTGTGCGCGGACTTGATTTTGACTCGGCTTTACGCGCAGCTCAAGAAAAGGGTTATGCTGAGGCGGATCCGACCGGAGATGTTGAAGGTTTCGATGCTGCAAATAAAGCTGCGATTCTTGCAACTCTCGCATTCCAAATGCCGGTAAGTATTGACGATGTTTCTGTTGAAGGAATTAGCGCGATTGACTCTGAAGATATTGCTGCAGCGAGCGCGGAAAAGCGTGTAATTAAGCTACTTGCAGCAGTTGAAAGGCATTGCGACGGCGAATCAAACTCAGATGGCGGAGTAAGCGTTAGTGTGTATCCGGCGCTTGTTGGCGCGGAGCACCCTTTGGCGTCGGTTCATGGCAGTTTTAATGCTGTATTTGTGAAGGCGCAGGCTGCAGATGATTTGATGTTCTACGGACGCGGTGCCGGCGGCGCTCCAACTGCAAGTGCTGTTGTTGGAGATGTTGTTAGTGCTGCTCGAAATCTTGTGCGTGGATGCGCAGGTTTTGGCGTGCCAATGTACAACAAGTATGTGCCGGCCTCTAGCGAGCAGACCAGAGCAGATTTTGTGATTCGTTGCAATATGGAAGATACTTCTTTGGCTTTGTGCAGCGAAGTTATGGATGTTTTTGCAGATCATGGCGTTGTGTATGAGCGTTTGGCTTCGGCGTGTCAAGCTAAGTATTCTCAAACTGAAGGTGATTCGGATTGCCCACAGTGCGGTCTTGGTGGACCTGGCAGTGTGCGCGTGCTTGTGAGCGAATGTTCGGAAGCTGCGGTTCAAGCTATTTGCGAGGATTTGCAGAAGTTGGACGTTGTGTGCGGAAAGCCGCTAGTTTTGCGCGTTATAAAGTGA
- a CDS encoding CPBP family intramembrane glutamic endopeptidase, giving the protein MQEIQHDDTYLLARKRQGTIGMSLCMFMVVWIAAAYALGMCFPYFLPKEFLEKSIATILVSDIAQYLIALPIAMLIMRAVPTLASREFSMSLRQFLGFYAVSVPVMYGGNLIGTTLASIITDGKAENRISETIVSGNMWETFVFVVILAPIMEEWFFRKQILSRLRVYGEKKAIVFSALAFALFHMNIFQFFYAFGLGLILGYMYVRTSKLRYSIFLHMIVNFQGSVVALWLLKQMTDANGNVIEIDKLSNKELMDLPSGFVLAGLYSIFVFAVLVVGIVLLARSRRYLVFFDAPLELPKENNLKSLYGTVGVIAFLIISVILNVMMLFS; this is encoded by the coding sequence ATGCAAGAGATACAACATGACGACACATATTTGTTGGCGCGAAAGCGGCAGGGAACTATTGGAATGTCATTATGCATGTTCATGGTTGTGTGGATTGCTGCTGCATATGCATTAGGTATGTGTTTTCCGTATTTTTTGCCTAAAGAATTTTTAGAAAAATCTATTGCAACAATATTAGTGTCTGACATTGCGCAATATTTAATAGCGCTTCCTATTGCAATGCTGATTATGCGAGCAGTACCAACTCTTGCGTCGCGTGAATTTTCTATGTCTTTGCGTCAATTTTTGGGATTCTACGCAGTTAGTGTGCCAGTTATGTATGGAGGAAACTTAATTGGTACAACATTAGCTTCAATTATTACAGACGGTAAAGCAGAAAATCGCATTTCAGAGACTATTGTGTCTGGAAATATGTGGGAAACGTTTGTGTTCGTAGTGATTCTTGCTCCTATTATGGAAGAATGGTTTTTTAGAAAGCAAATACTTTCTCGATTGCGTGTGTATGGCGAAAAGAAAGCAATTGTGTTCTCTGCTTTAGCTTTTGCATTATTCCACATGAATATATTCCAATTTTTCTACGCTTTCGGGCTTGGGCTTATTCTCGGGTACATGTACGTACGCACTTCTAAATTGCGTTACAGCATATTTCTTCACATGATTGTGAACTTCCAAGGAAGCGTTGTTGCTTTATGGTTACTAAAACAGATGACAGATGCAAACGGGAATGTTATAGAAATTGACAAATTATCGAATAAAGAGTTAATGGATTTGCCTTCTGGATTTGTGCTAGCTGGATTATATAGCATATTTGTGTTTGCAGTGCTTGTAGTTGGAATAGTGTTACTTGCTCGTAGTCGCCGATATTTAGTTTTCTTTGATGCGCCTTTGGAATTGCCTAAGGAAAATAATTTGAAATCACTTTATGGAACCGTAGGTGTAATTGCATTTTTGATTATTTCTGTGATTCTTAATGTGATGATGCTTTTTTCGTAA
- a CDS encoding D-alanine--D-alanine ligase family protein, with product MTKKRVVFLYGGKADEHSISCISAAGVLSAVDENRFDIVRIAITKQGEWIVGGEDPRNFRMEEGELPVITKTAGTRDVVLDPAKGADGFLVRKADDTLESLGHIDAVFPVLHGPNGEDGTLQGLLEMMQVPYVGCGVLASAACMDKYYAKQLFKAAGIDVAPGIALDARKFASDSTNRFAAYANEMLAQVEAAKLEYPLFVKPSRAGSSFGVTKVESHDAKALAQAVFEASKHDWRVLVEQGINAREIECAVLAARDGEEPKVSLPGEIVLDKRQAGEDQFYDFDSKYMDSAASHVEVPADLPAETLELVRKTALAAFKAADGRGLSRVDSFVTPEGHVMINEINTMPGFTPISMYPKAWEATGISYGDLITKLIEGVLK from the coding sequence ATGACGAAAAAGCGTGTAGTGTTCTTGTATGGCGGTAAGGCAGACGAACATTCGATTTCTTGCATATCTGCTGCTGGAGTGCTCAGTGCTGTAGACGAAAATCGTTTTGACATTGTGCGGATCGCAATCACAAAACAAGGCGAATGGATTGTTGGTGGTGAAGATCCTCGTAACTTCCGCATGGAAGAAGGCGAGTTGCCAGTAATCACAAAAACCGCTGGAACGCGCGATGTTGTGCTTGACCCTGCAAAGGGTGCAGACGGATTCTTGGTGCGAAAAGCGGACGACACGCTTGAAAGTTTAGGTCATATCGACGCTGTTTTCCCAGTTCTTCATGGTCCAAACGGTGAAGATGGCACTTTGCAAGGTTTGCTAGAAATGATGCAAGTGCCGTACGTCGGTTGCGGAGTGTTGGCTTCGGCTGCATGCATGGATAAATACTACGCAAAGCAACTGTTTAAGGCTGCCGGAATTGATGTCGCTCCAGGAATTGCGTTGGATGCTAGAAAATTTGCAAGTGACTCGACGAATCGCTTTGCTGCGTACGCAAACGAAATGCTTGCGCAAGTTGAGGCAGCAAAACTCGAGTATCCGCTTTTTGTAAAACCAAGCCGTGCAGGATCTAGTTTTGGCGTAACAAAAGTGGAATCGCATGATGCTAAGGCTTTAGCACAAGCCGTTTTTGAAGCTTCGAAGCACGATTGGCGAGTGCTAGTAGAGCAAGGAATTAACGCGCGCGAGATCGAGTGTGCGGTTCTTGCAGCTCGCGATGGCGAGGAGCCGAAAGTAAGTTTGCCAGGTGAAATTGTGTTAGACAAGCGTCAGGCTGGCGAAGATCAGTTCTACGATTTTGATAGCAAATACATGGATTCCGCGGCTTCGCACGTGGAAGTTCCAGCAGATCTTCCTGCGGAAACTTTGGAGCTCGTGCGTAAAACAGCGCTCGCAGCATTCAAAGCAGCAGACGGTAGAGGATTAAGCCGTGTTGATTCGTTCGTGACTCCTGAAGGTCATGTGATGATCAACGAAATCAATACAATGCCTGGGTTTACGCCAATCTCCATGTATCCAAAAGCTTGGGAAGCAACCGGAATAAGCTATGGCGATTTAATTACGAAGCTTATTGAGGGTGTGCTTAAGTAA